From the unidentified bacterial endosymbiont genome, one window contains:
- the glnB gene encoding nitrogen regulatory protein P-II, whose protein sequence is MKKIDAIIKPFKLDDVREALAEVGITGMTVTEVKGFGRQKGHTELYRGAEYMVDFLPKVKIEIVVSDDIVDTCVDTIIRTAQTGKIGDGKIFVFDVARVIRIRTGEEDDAAI, encoded by the coding sequence ATGAAAAAGATTGATGCGATTATTAAACCTTTCAAACTGGATGATGTGCGTGAAGCGCTGGCGGAAGTGGGCATCACCGGGATGACAGTTACGGAAGTGAAGGGTTTTGGTCGTCAGAAGGGCCACACCGAGCTTTACCGTGGCGCAGAGTATATGGTGGACTTTTTGCCGAAAGTGAAAATTGAAATCGTGGTGAGCGACGATATCGTCGATACCTGCGTCGATACCATTATCCGCACGGCGCAGACCGGTAAAATTGGCGACGGTAAAATCTTCGTCTTTGACGTGGCGCGCGTGATCCGTATCCGTACCG
- the qseG gene encoding two-component system QseEF-associated lipoprotein QseG, giving the protein MNLSLVSMSHVFFRAARAVFSSKKLRLSLPCLLLVGCVSHAPKSAISDKTEDKLPEKQLADFLSIPCEGIWHLTSHEAEMNPLFWLRGIDCAQRLAPVDARAQAATWSEDRWQDNFRRAILLADAKISPVERRANTARLDALSANIPAQVRPVYQLWRDGQALQLQLSEERTRYSKLQQTTDGELDMLRQQQESLRTQLNTTTRKLENLTDIERQLSTRKPAGNYLPDATKSNPASAPDADAQKQEEEKP; this is encoded by the coding sequence ATGAATCTAAGTCTGGTGAGTATGTCACACGTCTTTTTCCGCGCCGCACGCGCGGTGTTTTCCAGCAAAAAATTACGCCTGAGTCTGCCATGTTTGCTTCTGGTGGGCTGTGTTTCCCATGCGCCAAAAAGTGCAATCAGCGACAAAACCGAAGACAAATTGCCAGAAAAACAACTCGCTGACTTTCTGAGTATCCCCTGTGAGGGGATCTGGCATTTAACCAGCCATGAGGCCGAAATGAACCCGTTGTTCTGGCTGCGTGGCATTGATTGCGCGCAGCGTCTGGCGCCCGTTGATGCGCGAGCGCAAGCTGCAACGTGGAGTGAGGACCGCTGGCAGGACAACTTCAGGCGCGCGATATTACTCGCGGATGCCAAAATTTCTCCCGTTGAGCGCCGCGCCAATACCGCACGGCTGGATGCCTTAAGCGCCAATATTCCGGCACAGGTTCGCCCGGTGTATCAACTCTGGCGGGACGGGCAGGCATTGCAACTGCAGTTATCCGAAGAGCGAACCCGCTACAGTAAATTGCAGCAGACAACGGATGGCGAGCTGGATATGCTGCGCCAGCAGCAGGAATCCTTGCGCACGCAGCTCAATACCACCACGCGCAAGCTGGAAAACCTGACCGATATCGAAAGGCAGCTCTCAACGCGTAAACCGGCGGGAAACTATCTGCCTGACGCGACGAAAAGTAATCCGGCCTCGGCGCCGGACGCTGATGCGCAGAAACAAGAGGAAGAGAAGCCATGA
- the qseE gene encoding two component system sensor histidine kinase QseE/GlrK, whose translation MTRWPVFPRSLRQLVMMAFLLILLPLLILAWQAWQSLNALSAQAALTNRTTLIDARRSEAMTNAALEMERSYRQYCVLDDPTLEKVYQNQRKRYSEMLDAHAGVLPDDKLYQALRQDLNDLAQLQCKNSGPDTAAAARLEAFANANTEMVQSTRTVIFSRGQQLQQEIAERGQFFGWQALVLFLVSLGLVLLFTRMIIGPVKGIQRMINRLGEGKSLGDAVVFTGPRELRSVGQRIIWLSERLAWLESQRHQFLRHISHELKTPLASMREGTELLADEVAGPLTPEQKEIVDILDASSRNLQKLIEQLLDYNRKLADGAVVLEKVDIEPLVDMVVSAHSLPARAKMMHTGVDLSEPACLAEPMLLMSVLDNLYSNAVHYGTESGNIYIRSYINGSRVIIDVANTGTPIPNDEKTMIFEPFFQGSHQRKGAVKGSGLGLSIARDCIRRMQGELYIVTDERSDVCFRIELPPEPEKSMK comes from the coding sequence TTGACACGCTGGCCCGTTTTTCCTCGCTCCCTGCGACAGCTCGTGATGATGGCATTTTTGCTGATCCTGCTGCCTTTGCTGATACTGGCATGGCAGGCGTGGCAGAGCCTGAATGCGCTCAGTGCCCAGGCGGCATTAACTAACCGCACGACGCTGATTGATGCCAGACGCAGCGAGGCGATGACCAACGCCGCGCTGGAGATGGAACGTAGCTATCGTCAGTATTGCGTTCTTGACGATCCTACCCTGGAAAAGGTCTACCAGAACCAGCGTAAACGCTACAGTGAAATGCTGGACGCCCATGCGGGCGTGTTGCCGGACGATAAACTGTATCAGGCGTTACGTCAGGATCTTAATGATTTAGCCCAGTTGCAGTGTAAGAACAGCGGCCCCGATACCGCCGCCGCCGCGCGTCTTGAAGCCTTTGCCAATGCCAATACGGAGATGGTTCAGTCCACCCGCACGGTCATCTTCTCGCGCGGACAGCAGCTACAGCAGGAGATAGCCGAGCGCGGTCAGTTCTTTGGCTGGCAAGCGTTAGTGCTCTTCCTGGTCAGCCTGGGGCTGGTTCTGCTGTTCACCCGCATGATTATCGGCCCGGTGAAGGGCATTCAGCGAATGATCAATCGCCTGGGAGAGGGGAAATCCCTCGGGGACGCGGTCGTCTTTACGGGCCCACGCGAGCTGCGCTCCGTCGGGCAGCGCATTATCTGGCTCTCCGAGCGCCTGGCATGGCTGGAATCGCAGCGTCATCAGTTCTTGCGTCATATCTCCCATGAGCTTAAAACGCCGCTTGCCAGCATGCGTGAAGGAACGGAACTGCTGGCGGACGAAGTGGCGGGGCCATTAACCCCTGAACAGAAAGAAATTGTCGATATCCTTGATGCCAGCAGCCGCAACTTGCAAAAGCTGATTGAGCAACTGCTGGACTACAACCGTAAGCTTGCCGATGGCGCGGTGGTGCTGGAAAAAGTCGACATTGAGCCGCTGGTGGATATGGTTGTCTCCGCCCATAGCTTGCCGGCAAGAGCTAAAATGATGCATACCGGGGTGGACCTCAGTGAACCCGCCTGTCTGGCTGAACCCATGCTGTTAATGAGCGTACTGGATAATCTTTATTCTAACGCGGTGCACTATGGTACTGAATCCGGTAACATTTACATCCGTAGCTATATCAATGGTTCTCGGGTAATAATCGATGTCGCCAATACCGGGACCCCAATCCCAAACGACGAAAAAACGATGATTTTTGAACCCTTTTTCCAGGGGAGTCATCAGCGCAAAGGTGCGGTGAAAGGAAGCGGCCTTGGCCTGAGTATCGCCCGGGACTGCATACGACGGATGCAGGGTGAGTTATACATTGTCACGGACGAACGTTCAGATGTTTGCTTCCGTATTGAACTGCCCCCTGAGCCGGAAAAATCAATGAAATGA
- the glrR gene encoding two-component system response regulator GlrR → MTSRKPAHLLLVDDDPGLLKLLGMRLVSEGYSVVTAESGQEGLKVLSREKIDLVISDLRMDEMDGLQLFAEIQKQQPGMPVIILTAHGSIPDAVAATQQGVFSFLTKPVDKDALYKAIDSALEHAAPSNDEAWRESIVTRSPIMLRLLEQARMVAQSDVSVLINGQSGTGKEILAQAIHNASPRSKNAFIAINCGALPEQLLESELFGHARGAFTGAVSSREGLFQAAEGGTLFLDEIGDMPAPLQVKLLRVLQERKVRPLGSNRDIDINVRILSATHRDLPKAMARNEFREDLYYRLNVVNLKIPALAERAEDIPLLANHLLRQSADRHKPFVRAFSTDAMKRLMTASWPGNVRQLVNVIEQCVALTSSPVISDALVEQALEGENTALPTFAEARNQFELNYLRKLLQITKGNVTHAARMAGRNRTEFYKLLSRHELEANDFKE, encoded by the coding sequence ATGACAAGCCGTAAACCCGCTCATCTCCTGCTGGTGGATGACGATCCGGGGCTGTTAAAGCTGCTGGGTATGCGCCTGGTGAGTGAAGGCTACAGCGTGGTGACCGCTGAAAGTGGGCAGGAAGGGCTGAAGGTGCTCAGTCGTGAGAAGATTGATCTGGTCATCAGCGACCTGCGGATGGATGAAATGGATGGATTGCAGCTGTTTGCCGAGATCCAGAAGCAGCAGCCAGGCATGCCGGTGATTATTCTCACGGCCCATGGCTCTATCCCGGATGCGGTCGCGGCGACACAGCAGGGCGTGTTCAGCTTCCTGACCAAGCCGGTGGATAAAGACGCGCTCTATAAAGCGATCGACAGCGCGCTGGAACATGCCGCACCCTCAAATGACGAAGCCTGGCGGGAGTCGATTGTCACGCGCAGCCCGATTATGCTGCGCCTGCTCGAACAGGCGCGGATGGTTGCGCAGTCTGACGTCAGCGTCCTCATTAACGGCCAGAGCGGAACCGGGAAAGAGATCCTTGCGCAGGCGATCCACAACGCCAGCCCGCGCAGTAAAAATGCGTTTATCGCCATTAACTGCGGCGCGCTGCCGGAGCAACTGCTGGAGTCCGAACTGTTTGGCCATGCCCGCGGCGCCTTTACCGGCGCGGTGAGCAGCCGTGAAGGGCTGTTCCAGGCGGCGGAAGGGGGCACGCTTTTCCTCGACGAAATTGGCGATATGCCCGCGCCGTTGCAGGTTAAACTGCTGCGTGTTCTGCAGGAGCGAAAGGTTCGCCCTCTGGGCAGCAACCGCGACATCGACATCAACGTTCGTATCCTCTCCGCCACGCACCGCGATCTACCGAAAGCCATGGCCCGCAATGAGTTTCGTGAGGATCTTTATTATCGCCTGAACGTGGTGAACCTGAAAATTCCTGCCCTTGCCGAGCGTGCGGAAGATATCCCCCTGCTGGCAAATCATCTGTTGCGTCAATCTGCCGATCGCCATAAACCTTTTGTGCGTGCGTTTTCCACCGATGCCATGAAACGGTTAATGACCGCAAGCTGGCCGGGCAACGTGCGCCAGCTGGTGAACGTCATAGAGCAGTGCGTCGCGCTGACCTCCTCGCCCGTGATCAGCGATGCGCTGGTGGAGCAGGCGCTGGAGGGGGAAAATACGGCCCTGCCAACCTTTGCCGAAGCGCGAAATCAGTTTGAACTCAATTATCTGCGCAAGCTGCTGCAGATAACCAAAGGCAACGTGACCCATGCGGCGCGAATGGCCGGGCGCAACCGTACCGAGTTCTACAAGCTGCTCTCTCGCCACGAGCTGGAAGCAAACGATTTTAAAGAGTAG